CGAGTGGTTCTGCGCCGAAAATGTAACGGGGCTCAAGTGTATCACCGAAGCTATGGCTTGCGCTTCATGCGCAGGGGTAGGGGAGCGTTCTATCAGCAGAGAAGTCAAACTGGAAGGTTTGGTGGAGTGGATAGAAGTGAGAATGCCGGTATGAGTATGCGAAAAGGAAGGTGAGAATCCTTCCCGCCGAAAATCTAAGGATTCCTGGGGAAGGCTCGTCCGCCCAGGGTAAGTCGGGACCTAAGCCGAGGCCGAAAGGCGTAGGTGATGGACAACTGGTTGAAATTCCAGTACCACCTAGAAATGTTTGAGCAATGGGGTGACACAGAAGGATAGGTTAAGCCAGCCGTTGGTCGAGCTGGCCCAAGCGAGTAGGATGTAGGGCAGGCAAATCCGCCCTGCGAGAATCTGAGACGTGATGGGGAGTCGAACATAAGTAGCGAAGTAACCAACTCCAAGCTGTCAAGAAAAGCCTCTAGTGAGTGACTAGGTGCCCGTACCGTAAACCGACACAGGTAGATGGGGTGAGAAACCTAAGGCGCGCGAGAAAACCCTCGTTAAGGAACTCGGCAAAATGGCCCCGTAACTTCGGGAGAAGGGGCGCTCTTAGCAATAAGAGCCGCAGAGAAAAGGTCCAGGCGACTGTTTAACAAAAACACAGGTCCCTGCTAATCCGAAAGGAGATGTATAGGGGCTGACACCTGCCCGGTGCTGGAAGGTTAAGAGGAGAGGTTAGGGGTAACCCGAAGCTTTGAATTGAAGCCCCAGTAAACGGCGGCCGTAACTATAACGGTCCTAAGGTAGCGAAATTCCTTGTCAGGTAAGTTCTGACCCGCACGAAAGGTGTAACGATCTGGACACTGTCTCAACGAGGGACTCGGCGAAATTGTAATACCCGTGAAGATGCGGGTTACCTGCGACAGGACAGAAAGACCCCATGGAGCTTTACTGCAGCTTGACATTGGATTTTGGTATAAAATGTACAGGATAGGTGGGAGACTAAGAAGCTAGGGCGCCAGCCTTGGTGGAGTCGACGGTGGGATACCACTCTTTTTGTACTGAAATTCTAACCTGGGCCCCTGAATCGGGGTTAGGGACAGTATCAGGTGGGCAGTTTGACTGGGGCGGTCGCCTCCTAAAGAGTAACGGAGGCGCCCAAAGGTTCCCTCAGCGCGGTTGGAAATCGCGCGCAGAGTGTAAAGGCAAAAGGGAGCTTGACTGCGAGACCAACAAGTCGAGCAGGGACGAAAGTCGGGCTTAGTGATCCGGTGGTACCGAGTGGAAGGGCCATCGCTCAACGGATAAAAGCTACCCTGGGGATAACAGGCTTATCTCCCCCAAGAGTCCATATCGACGGGGAGGTTTGGCACCTCGATGTCGGCTCATCGCATCCTGGGGCTGTAGTAGGTCCCAAGGGTTGGGCTGTTCGCCCATTAAAGCGGTACGTGAGCTGGGTTCAGAACGTCGTGAGACAGTTCGGTCCCCTATCCGTCGCAGGCGCAGGAAATTTGAGAGGATCTGTCCCTAGTACGAGAGGACCGGGATGGACGAATCCCTGGTGTACCAGTTGTTTCGCCAGAGGCACAGCTGGGTAGCTATATTCGGATCGGATAAGCGCTGAAAGCATCTAAGCGCGAAACCGGCCTCAAGATGAGATTTCCCACGAGCGTAAGCTCGGTAAGACCCCTGAAGGAAGATCAGGTAGATAGGCCAGGTGTGGAAGCGCGGTGACGTGTGGAGCTGACTGGTACTAATCGGTCGAGGGCTTGACCTAAGAGTTGCGAAAAAGGTTTGAGTGGCTCAGGTTCAAAGATGATACTTGCAAAAGCGACGATCTATGCAGTTTTGAGAGAACAGCGATCCATCCAAAGGAAAGCGAAGATCTCAGACATCTGGTGATAATGCCGGAGGGGTTCCACCCGTTCCCATACCGAACACGGAAGTTAAGACCTCCAGGGCCGATGATACTTGGGGCATAGCCCCTGGGAAAGCAGGACATCGCCAGGTAACAGGCGAGAGACTATCTCTAATGAGGTAGTCTCTCTTTATGTTTGGCTCTTCACAACAATTGGTTGAATTCGAGACTTTTAGTTTAGTGATATAATATGTAACATAAACTGGAAGGAGCTGGAGCTTTTAAGTTGAATTACAGGGCCTCCAGATGACAGAGCAGTTATTTCGTTATTGCTTGTTAGATACTATACAGAATTGGAGAGGAGGGGTCTTTTAGTTGTTTTTAGCTATAAAAAGTAACAAATTATTTTGGATAATTCCACTTATCGGTATTTTGATAAGCGTATATTATTGGTTGAGTTTTAGATTGTTTTCCAACCTTACCCAGTTTTGGCTAGTTGGCATTTTATTATCATTTGCACTTACATTCATTCTTCATAAATTTTTAAAACTATGGCAAATACCTATTTTAGTATTCAGTCTAGACTTAGTTTATCATTATATTTTTACCAGTAGCGGTGAAGTGGCAATAGCTTACTATTTAGTTGAAATACCTTTCATTGTTTTAACAATCTTATTTACAATTTGGATTTATATTGTTAGGTTGGTTAAAAATGGGGTGATTGAGGGAGATTAAACAGCTTGGTATGTCCCAAATTCGCCGGCGCAGGCGAATTTGGGGAGTCGGGGTTCCGCCCGTTCGGGATCCACACTACTCATTGTAACTTGTTGTGAAGTATTATATTTCTGCTGCAACAGTAAGTTGCGATGAAATACGCCCCATATACGAAAAGAATTATGCTGGCAGTCACCAAAGTGTTTGCGGTGGCATTGAGGCTGCCGACCATACGCACAGCATCATTTGCTACTTTAATTCCAACAATTGAATGAATACAGGCAACAGCCAAGGGGATTAAGAAATAAATTGCAGTCTGTTTAAAAATTGCTTGGCTTATTTGCTTGTTATCTGCGCCAATTTTCTTAAGGATAGCGTACCTATGCTTATTGTCAGCGGCCTCGGAAAGCTGTTGCATAGCAAGTACGGCAGCACTTGTAATCAGAAATATAATTCCGACATAGATCCCTACAAAGGCTATAATAGCTTTTGAGCCACCGCCTTGAGCTACTATTGCGTTTTTTGAAGCTACTTCCATCTTTTCCGACGGTGCCTTTGGCGATGCTTTAAAGGCATTGAGGAAACTATCTTGCTGAGCGATGGAATCTCCCTGGCAATCAAAACATAGTACACTTTTGACCACAGCCCCGTCGGCAGCCATCTTATCCGGAAAAATAAGCAGCATCATGCTATCGCTGTCGTTCTCAATTCCTTTTGCCTGTAACTGAGGGTAGACAGAGAATTCAGTACCGTTGAGATTAAGCTTGTTTCCTTGGGCGATAAATTGCTTAAGGCATTCCTGGTAATCTGCGTCCGCCCAGGCAAATTGCGTAAGGACAGCTGCCTGATTGTCCGCTAAGGTAATTTCCTGTTCCTTTTTTAGATCAAGGATTTTGTTATAGTCAGAAAGTGTCATGAAATAAATCGGCAGCGGGTAAATTTTTTTTTGGATCGTATCTTCAGAGCCTTGCGGGAGATACTTCTCAACCTTTTGAAAAACCAGTCCGGCGGTCAACGCCTGTGGCTTATATTTATAAATCTTATACTGACTAATGCCGGAAGCATATTTATTGACATCAATGCCGTTTTTCTCAGACAATTCCCGGATAATATTTACATCTCCCTCTGACCGAACACTGATATCGAAGGGAGCAGCATCCGCGTAACCTTTATTGAGCACACTGGTCATTCCGATGGCCGTCGAGAAAATTCCAATTGTTACAAACAACATTAAGCTAATAAAGGACATGGAAATGTAGGCTGTGTTGATCCGGCTGCTAATTTGCCGCATGATGAACATATTTAGTCTTCTGTAATATACACCTTCATTTGCTTTAAAAAAGTTAATGATTGAACCGGACAAAGACGCAAAAAGCAAAAAGGTTCCCACTGCTCCAAGAATACATTCGATGATGATTTTGCGGTCAAAGGTAGCAATTCCATATTTTAGTGCCATCTTATAGCCCAAGCCAATGAATATAATCGCAAGAACAATCATTAGAAAGGTAATGATTGGTTTTCTGACCCACTGTTTCTCATTCTGCTTTCCAGCGTTAATCAGATCAATAAGTTTATATTTGGAGATTGACAAAGTATTGACGGCAATTGCAATTAAAAAAATAATCCCGAAATACAGGATAGTTTTGAGCAGTGCGTTTAAGGAAAATATGAAAGTATAAGCTGTCATATCTACCTGAAAAAGGCTTGCTGTCACAACAGACAGCCCCTGAGAAAGGAAAATACCTGCCAAAAGTCCCGCTGTGAGAGAGAAAATGCCAATGACAAATGTTTCGATAATGAGGATTGCAGATACCTTGGATTTCTCCATACCCAGAGTCATGTATACCCCAAATTCCCGCTTTCTTCTTTTGATAAGGAAATTATTGGCATAGACAATTAAGAAGCCAAGGATAAACGAAATAAATACAGATATGACGTTCATAATCCGGGTGATTGATTTCATAATCTCAAAAGCTGACTCTGATATGTGCATCATTGCCTTTTGGGCTTCAATTGAGTTAAATACATAGAAAAGACAGACACCGAACGAAAGCGTGAGAAAATAAAGCGTATAATTTGAAAAGCTCTTTTTGACATTGCGGAGGGATAGCTTAAAGTACATTGACTGTGTCACCTCCGAGAAGGGATACGACCTCGATGATTTTGACAAAAAACTCCTTTCGGGAAGCATTGCCCCGGATCAGCTCATTGAACAGCTTTCCGTCCTTAATAAAAAGAATCCTTTGGCAGTAGCTTGCTGTGAAAGCGTCATGGGTTACCATTAGAATGGTGGCACCAAACTCTTGGTTCAGACTTCCAAGGCATTCCATTAACATTCTGGCTGACTTTGAGTCCAGTGCGCCAGTTGGTTCGTCGGCCAGAATGAGCGCCGGATTCATAATGATTGCTCGCGCCGCTGCAATCCGTTGGCGCTGACCACCGGACAGTTCGTATGGAAATTTTCCAATAATATCTTCAATCTCCAATTTTGTTGCCAGCTCATGTACTTTTTTCAGCGCAGCCTTATGATCAATTCCTGCGATTGAAAGGGGAAGGATAATATTTTCCAGCCCAGTCAAGGTATCAAGCAGATTATAATCCTGAAACATAAAGCCAAGCTCCTCAAGTCTGAACTTTGCCAGCTGCCGGCTTTTCATGGCAGTGATATCCTTACCTCTGATCTGAATGCTGCCTGTGGTTACGGAATCGACAGTGGAGATGCAGTTAAGCAGGGTTGTCTTTCCGCTGCCGCTTGACCCCATGATTCCGGTAAATTCGCCTTCATTTACATTGAAGCTTACCTGATTCAGCGCCTTGGTTAGATTTCCTTTGTTGCCATAGTATTTTTCAACATTTGCGACCTTTAAAATTTCACCCATAATGTCCTCCATATTTTTTATTTCTGGTTCAATTTTAAATGGGCCGGCAGGTGGTTCCCATAACTTTAGCTTACAGTAATCTTACATTTTTGTAAGCCGGACAATATTCGTCATTGAGTTTTTGGGAAAGACCAGTGTTATGGTTGTACCTTTTTCAAATGTCGATTCGGCGATAATTGATATCCCCAGTTTGTCACTCAGTTTTTGGCAAATGTAGAGCCCCATGCCTGTCGACTTGCCTCTGAGCCTTCCGTTTGTACCCGTAAAGCCTTTTTCAAAAACTCTCGGCAATTCACTTTGTTCAATGCCAATTCCATTGTCGGAAACCTGGAGGATGCAGGAGTTTTCTTCTTCTTGGGACGTTATCCGGATCCAGGCAGCTGAATCCTTGGCATACTTTATAGCGTTAATAATCAACTGATGCAGAATAAATTCAAGCCATTTTATATCAGAGTAGACCTTGTTATTTAAATTTTCCGCTGAAACCGAAATTCCTGAGCGAATCAACATAGAGGAGTTCCGTTTTAAGGCAGAGAAGACCGGCTTTTCAAGACTGATTTCCTTGATAATATAGTCCTTTTCAACCGCGTTGCTTTTTGCGTAATAAAGTACTTGTTCTACATAGCCTTCGATCTCGTCAAGCTCGTCCAGAACGCTGTTCAAAGGTTCGCTCCGGTTGTTTTGGGCGATCAGCTTAGATGATGAAATGGGTGTTTTTATTTCGTGTACCCAAAGTTCAATATATTCCCGGTATTCCTCTTGAATATTTTTGTAGTTGTTAATTTCTTCGAGACAGGCCTTGTTGGAACGCTTTAAAATGTCGTAAAACAAAGCGCCCTCATAAAATTCCGGTCTGGAAAGCACCTCGGCGATGAGGTTTTTCCGATCAATATTTTCAAATCTCAGCAAAAGCTCGTTGTAAAAGTTCCTTTTCTTAATAAATTCCGCAGTTAGGGGCATTAAGGCTCCAATGAGATAAATACAGCAGATCAAAGCTGAAAAGGCCTTTCCCCCTGCAGGATTCAAGGCGACCAGCATGGAAACAGACAAGACACATACAAAAGTATGACATAAAATATAGGCTGTTTTTTCCTTTAGAAAATCTTGAATGCTCATAGCATAATATACCCTTGGCCCCGGCGGGTTTCAATCACGTTCATCAAGCCTGTTTCTTCCAGCTTCCGGCGTAATCTAGTCATATTAACAGTCAGAGTATTGTCGTCAATGAACAGCTCGCTGTCCCATAGATAGCGCATCAACTCGTCACGACTGACAATAACGCCTTTTTTTTCGTATAAGCAGGTGAGGATTTTTAATTCATTTTTCGTAAGCTCCGCAGTCATGTTCCTGTATTCAAGGGAGCTTTTAGCCAGATTGACTGTGAAATTCCCGCAAAGCAGCTTTTCTGGCGGTGCTTCGTGATAGGCTCGTTTTAAAACCGTGGCAATTCTCGCTAGGAGAATTTGTGTGTTGTAGGGCTTAGTTACAAAATCGTCTGCCCCCAGGTTAATTGCCAATAGTTCATCTATTTCAGTGTCCCTGCTGGTTACGACAATAATGGGAACCTCGCTGACCTTTCGGATTTCCCGGCAGATATGATATCCATCATAAACAGGCAGGTTGATATCCAAGAGGATAAGCTGGGCAGCAGATGAAAGGATCAGCTCGATAATATTTGCAAAGTTTTCCGGCGCAAGACACTCATAACCGTTTTGAATTAGAAATTTGCACAGCTCATCTCGAATTTTTTTGTGATCCTCAATAACCATGATTTTTTTCACAGTTGTCACCTCACTCTTCGGTTGTTCAGTTCTTGAAGTCAAAATACTTTGTTAAGCCCCATTTCAATAAATGATAAAAGAGAACAATAATCCAAACAGGCCATATACCATACCAGGCTTTTTGAGTTTGATCGGTAAAACAATATAAGTACAATCCTAAAATAATGCAGCTGCTGTGATAAATTTCGCAATCAATTTGGCCTTTATATAAGTGGCTTTATTATTAGATTGATAAGATAGAGAAAATGATGGCTTGACCATTTGGACAAGGGCTAAACTAAACATGACAGTCGCAAATATGAAAGTACTTTTTATATAATCAAGGTTAGTTTGGAGAATATATTCCTCATGAGACAAGATATGTCACCTCTTTCCTTTCCAGCATTTTACCATTTGGAAGGTAATTCATACAACAAAGGAGATGCCGGCACACTATATAATAAGTAAATGAAGCTTATGTAGAGTAGGATGTAACGTCCTGAAAACGGTACAAATTTGTGTTAATGGTGTCCGCTTTCGGGACGTATGCCATGTTTTTTTGCTGGAATTGGAGGTATAAATTTATAATTTTTATGTTAAAACGAGTGCTTTTCTTGTAGAAAAAAGACATAAATTCACTTGTACGGATGTATGACGAGATATATATGCATAAATATCTAAAAATTCAGAAAAGTGGAATAAATATTGCAATTAAAAGCCTTTCAATCTGAGAAGGGAGGAAAATGTTTATTGAGAAGGGAGGTAAATAGGTATGGCTGGATTAGTATTGGTTTATACCGGAAATGGAAAGGGTAAGACAACGGCTGCCCTAGGTCTATGCTTAAGAGCATTGGGACATAACGAACGTGTTGGGTTTCTGCAATTCATGAAAGGAAGCAAGAATTATGGGGAAGTAAAGATGGCCGCAAAGCTGCCCAACTTTACACTCGTTCAATCTGGACAAGAGTCCTTTGTTTCATACGAAAACCCAGATCCAATTGACATTCAGATGGCTCAAGATGGATTTGAGTTAGCACGGCAATGGCTTGAAGAGGATCAATTTGACCTGATTGTCCTTGATGAAATCCTGGTCGCAGTGGCCTTTAAATTAATTACGGTAGAGCAAGTTATAGATTTAATCAAAAAGCGACCACTCCATCTTGATTTGGTTCTGACCGGACGTTACGCATCCTCTGAGTTCATGGAAATCGCAGATACTGTAACTGAGATGACAGAGCATCGGCATGCTTATCACCAAGGGGTTGAAGCAAAGGCGGGGATGGAATTTTGAACATAGAAAGGATCGATCAATTACTATCTCGGCTCTTTGAACAGGACCGGCGGGCAACGGCCAAAATCATTTCGTTGGTCGAAGATAACATTGAGAGAGCGTATATCATGCGTTCCATCCTGAAACAAACGGGTAAACAAATGGTCGTCGGAATTACAGGGCCGCCTGGTGCAGGAAAAAGCTCGTTAGTTGATGCCTTGACAAAATTTTATCGTTCGAAAGAGGAACGAGTCGGAATCGTCGCCGTTGATCCCAGCAGCCCGTATTCGGGCGGGGCGATTTTAGGGGATCGTATACGCATGCAAACCCATGGCACAGACCGTGATGTCTTTATTCGCAGCATGGGCACAAGGGGACATTTAGGAGGGGTTACGCGTTCAACAGCAGATGTATTAAGAATTTTAGAAGCCGGTGGATATCATCGGCTCCTTCTGGAAACCGTTGGAGTCGGGCAGTCTGAACTGGAAATTATGCGAATTTCAGATACCGTTGTGGTGGTCCTTAATCCAGGGACAGGGGATGGAATTCAGGCCATTAAAGCGGGGATTATGGAAATTGCCGATATCTTTGTAGTTAATAAATCCGATTTACCAGGGGCAGACCGAATGCGAAATGACATTGAAATGATGTTGAATTTAAGTTGTGATGGGAAGGCTTGGCGGCCTCCTGTTGTTCTAACCAGTGCCGTAAGCGGAAATGGTTTAGAGAGCCTATACGAAAAAATTAACACTCATCAAGCATATTTACTGGAATCCGGACAAAGAGACAGGCATCGCATCGAACGGCTTCGCCAGGAAACCTGGCGTCAGTGGGAAGATAAAGCCCTCGCTGCTTTTGAGAGCCTATGGGAAGCAACAAGGGAAACTTGGGAACATGCGGCTCAAGCGGATCCCTATGAAGTAGCCCGTTTGTTATGGGAAGAGCGTTTTAAGGGGGATAAATGGGATGAGTAACAATTTTTTGCGCTGGAAAGCA
This Desulfosporosinus orientis DSM 765 DNA region includes the following protein-coding sequences:
- a CDS encoding ABC transporter permease, whose product is MYFKLSLRNVKKSFSNYTLYFLTLSFGVCLFYVFNSIEAQKAMMHISESAFEIMKSITRIMNVISVFISFILGFLIVYANNFLIKRRKREFGVYMTLGMEKSKVSAILIIETFVIGIFSLTAGLLAGIFLSQGLSVVTASLFQVDMTAYTFIFSLNALLKTILYFGIIFLIAIAVNTLSISKYKLIDLINAGKQNEKQWVRKPIITFLMIVLAIIFIGLGYKMALKYGIATFDRKIIIECILGAVGTFLLFASLSGSIINFFKANEGVYYRRLNMFIMRQISSRINTAYISMSFISLMLFVTIGIFSTAIGMTSVLNKGYADAAPFDISVRSEGDVNIIRELSEKNGIDVNKYASGISQYKIYKYKPQALTAGLVFQKVEKYLPQGSEDTIQKKIYPLPIYFMTLSDYNKILDLKKEQEITLADNQAAVLTQFAWADADYQECLKQFIAQGNKLNLNGTEFSVYPQLQAKGIENDSDSMMLLIFPDKMAADGAVVKSVLCFDCQGDSIAQQDSFLNAFKASPKAPSEKMEVASKNAIVAQGGGSKAIIAFVGIYVGIIFLITSAAVLAMQQLSEAADNKHRYAILKKIGADNKQISQAIFKQTAIYFLIPLAVACIHSIVGIKVANDAVRMVGSLNATANTLVTASIILFVYGAYFIATYCCSRNIILHNKLQ
- a CDS encoding response regulator transcription factor → MKKIMVIEDHKKIRDELCKFLIQNGYECLAPENFANIIELILSSAAQLILLDINLPVYDGYHICREIRKVSEVPIIVVTSRDTEIDELLAINLGADDFVTKPYNTQILLARIATVLKRAYHEAPPEKLLCGNFTVNLAKSSLEYRNMTAELTKNELKILTCLYEKKGVIVSRDELMRYLWDSELFIDDNTLTVNMTRLRRKLEETGLMNVIETRRGQGYIML
- a CDS encoding ABC transporter ATP-binding protein; the encoded protein is MGEILKVANVEKYYGNKGNLTKALNQVSFNVNEGEFTGIMGSSGSGKTTLLNCISTVDSVTTGSIQIRGKDITAMKSRQLAKFRLEELGFMFQDYNLLDTLTGLENIILPLSIAGIDHKAALKKVHELATKLEIEDIIGKFPYELSGGQRQRIAAARAIIMNPALILADEPTGALDSKSARMLMECLGSLNQEFGATILMVTHDAFTASYCQRILFIKDGKLFNELIRGNASRKEFFVKIIEVVSLLGGDTVNVL
- a CDS encoding sensor histidine kinase gives rise to the protein MSIQDFLKEKTAYILCHTFVCVLSVSMLVALNPAGGKAFSALICCIYLIGALMPLTAEFIKKRNFYNELLLRFENIDRKNLIAEVLSRPEFYEGALFYDILKRSNKACLEEINNYKNIQEEYREYIELWVHEIKTPISSSKLIAQNNRSEPLNSVLDELDEIEGYVEQVLYYAKSNAVEKDYIIKEISLEKPVFSALKRNSSMLIRSGISVSAENLNNKVYSDIKWLEFILHQLIINAIKYAKDSAAWIRITSQEEENSCILQVSDNGIGIEQSELPRVFEKGFTGTNGRLRGKSTGMGLYICQKLSDKLGISIIAESTFEKGTTITLVFPKNSMTNIVRLTKM
- the cobO gene encoding cob(I)yrinic acid a,c-diamide adenosyltransferase, which gives rise to MAGLVLVYTGNGKGKTTAALGLCLRALGHNERVGFLQFMKGSKNYGEVKMAAKLPNFTLVQSGQESFVSYENPDPIDIQMAQDGFELARQWLEEDQFDLIVLDEILVAVAFKLITVEQVIDLIKKRPLHLDLVLTGRYASSEFMEIADTVTEMTEHRHAYHQGVEAKAGMEF
- the meaB gene encoding methylmalonyl Co-A mutase-associated GTPase MeaB encodes the protein MNIERIDQLLSRLFEQDRRATAKIISLVEDNIERAYIMRSILKQTGKQMVVGITGPPGAGKSSLVDALTKFYRSKEERVGIVAVDPSSPYSGGAILGDRIRMQTHGTDRDVFIRSMGTRGHLGGVTRSTADVLRILEAGGYHRLLLETVGVGQSELEIMRISDTVVVVLNPGTGDGIQAIKAGIMEIADIFVVNKSDLPGADRMRNDIEMMLNLSCDGKAWRPPVVLTSAVSGNGLESLYEKINTHQAYLLESGQRDRHRIERLRQETWRQWEDKALAAFESLWEATRETWEHAAQADPYEVARLLWEERFKGDKWDE